From the Rhinoderma darwinii isolate aRhiDar2 chromosome 12, aRhiDar2.hap1, whole genome shotgun sequence genome, one window contains:
- the ZDHHC22 gene encoding palmitoyltransferase ZDHHC22, producing MVLLQILNLMAPCYFLCLLAVTFSLQLFFFLPGMCEEHSLPLSCLLHSLFFVFFLVNVIGNYFLIIWNSPASSGISADAEMSDKPFCRICTRMMWEREHHCFFTGTCIGRSNLRSFVLFCLHASCSCFHAVVAGVGYISHSFSLSFSDPLVFLRLLPLSVTRFFSGSLLSSEMLAVLMLYLWFGVGLACGAFCCHQLLLISRRPVCHQSQSEDRSPINWIDNVTSVFGKRWLMAFFFPSTKEK from the exons ATGGTTCTCCTGCAGATACTGAACCTTATGGCCCCTTGTTACTTTCTCTGCCTTCTTGCGGTGACATTTAGCCTCCAGCTGTTCTTCTTCCTGCCTGGGATGTGTGAGGAGCACTCGCTGCCTCTTTCGTGTCTTCTTCACAGTCTCTTCTTTGTCTTCTTTCTGGTCAATGTCATAGGGAACTACTTCCTAATCATTTGGAACAGTCCTGCATCTAGTGGGATCAGTGCAGATGCAGAGATGTCGGATAAGCCATTTTGTCGTATTTGTACCAGAATGATGTGGGAGCGAGAACATCATTGCTTCTTCACTGGGACGTGCATTGGCCGCAGCAACCTGCGCAGCTTTGTGTTATTCTGCCTGCATGCTTCCTGTAGCTGCTTCCATGCAGTGGTGGCAGGAGTGGGATACATTTCGCACAgcttctctctgtctttctccgaTCCTCTGGTTTTCCTCAGGCTCCTTCCGCTCTCTGTCACACGCTTCTTCTCAG GTTCTCTTCTTAGTTCAGAGATGTTGGCGGTCCTCATGCTTTACCTCTGGTTTGGGGTGGGTTTAGCCTGTGGTGCCTTCTGCTGTCACCAGCTGCTACTGATCTCCAGAAGACCAGTGTGTCACCAGAGCCAATCTGAAGACCGCAGCCCCATCAACTGGATAGACAACGTGACAAGCGTCTTTGGGAAGAGGTGgttgatggcgtttttttttcctagcACGAAGGAGAAATGA